One region of Oceanipulchritudo coccoides genomic DNA includes:
- a CDS encoding c-type cytochrome: MKTPFICLVSLMALASVPLVANANSGEELWMKNCKKCHGEDGDGDTVMGKKFSIRDYTDPAVQESITDEDIVAAVTDGLKNEKGKKVMLAFGSKLTEEEISSVAAYVRTLSPE, translated from the coding sequence ATGAAGACTCCATTTATATGCCTCGTTTCCCTTATGGCTCTGGCCTCCGTTCCACTTGTTGCCAATGCAAATTCTGGAGAGGAGCTGTGGATGAAAAACTGTAAGAAATGCCACGGCGAGGACGGCGACGGTGACACAGTAATGGGCAAAAAGTTTTCCATCCGTGACTATACCGATCCTGCAGTCCAGGAAAGCATAACCGACGAGGATATTGTTGCCGCAGTCACCGATGGCTTGAAAAATGAGAAGGGCAAAAAAGTGATGCTGGCTTTCGGAAGCAAACTCACTGAAGAGGAGATTTCCAGTGTTGCGGCTTACGTCCGCACCCTTTCCCCCGAATAA